The genomic DNA ACAGTAATCGTTCCCGACTGAATTTCGTAAAGCCTGAGCAATAGCTTAACTAAGGTACTCTTACCCGAACCCGTCGCGCCGACGATGGCAATAGTCTGTCCTGCGGGAATATGTAAAGAGAAATTTTTAATTACTGGCTGGCGGTCGTAGGCAAAAGTAATATTATTTAATTCAACTTCACCCCGAATTTTATTTACTGGTAACGGTAGATCCCCAGAATGGATGGTAACGTTAGTGTCTAATAAATTCATTACCCTGGTAATTGAAGCCATTGCCCGTTGATAGAGATCGAAAGTTTGTCCCAGACGAGTTAGAGGCCAGAGTAATCTTTGGGTCAAAAAGACCAAAACGCTATACGTACCTACTGCTAGAGTTCCTTCTACTGCGCTCATGCCGCCATAAAGCAAAATTCCCGTAAAGCCGAGCAAGATAATCATCCGAATTATGGGAATAAACGCTGCCGATAGGGCGATCGCTTTTTGATTGCTATGACGATAGGCATTGCTATCCTGTCTTAATCTTTCTAATTCGTAGCGTTCGGTAGTAAAGCTTTTAATGGTAGTAATTCCGCTCAGATTATTTGCCAGACGTGCATTAAGTAAGCCGACTTTAGCTCTAATGTCTGCATATTTAGGAGCTAAATATTTCTGAAAAGATACTGAAGCCCAGATAATAATAGGAATTGGCAGCATCGCCATCCATGCCACGCCAGGAACTATAACTATAAACGCGCCACCGATAATAATTGCGGTAGTTAATACCTGTAAAATTTCATTAGCACCGACATCTAAAAATCGCTCTAGCTGATTGATATCGTCGTTGAGAATTGCCAGCAGAGTTCCCGTACTGCGATCTTCAAAATAAGCTAGTTCTAAATCTTGAACGTGTCCGTAGGCATCCAAACGAAGATCGTGCTGAACATCCTGTGCCAAATTACGCCACAGCTTTTCATAGGCATACTGAAACCAAGATTCCAAACCCCAGACAATTGCCGACAACAAAGACAGCACCAAAAGCTGCTGAAAAATGTCGGTAATGCCGATTTTAGCGATAATTGAATCTTGCTGTTCTACTACTATATCTACTGCCGCACCGATAATAGCTGGAGGAGTAAGATCGAAAACTTTATTGAGAATGGAACAGATTACAGCCCGCCAAATTTTGGGGCGATATTTGTTTCCATATTGCAGCAGACGAGATAGAGGATGTCGTTTTGATTTGGCGGTTGGCATTGTATAAAGTTTAGTATTATCAAAGCTCTTGAAAGGCGATCGCGCTTACCATCCCATTCGAGCT from Myxosarcina sp. GI1 includes the following:
- a CDS encoding ABC transporter ATP-binding protein, which codes for MPTAKSKRHPLSRLLQYGNKYRPKIWRAVICSILNKVFDLTPPAIIGAAVDIVVEQQDSIIAKIGITDIFQQLLVLSLLSAIVWGLESWFQYAYEKLWRNLAQDVQHDLRLDAYGHVQDLELAYFEDRSTGTLLAILNDDINQLERFLDVGANEILQVLTTAIIIGGAFIVIVPGVAWMAMLPIPIIIWASVSFQKYLAPKYADIRAKVGLLNARLANNLSGITTIKSFTTERYELERLRQDSNAYRHSNQKAIALSAAFIPIIRMIILLGFTGILLYGGMSAVEGTLAVGTYSVLVFLTQRLLWPLTRLGQTFDLYQRAMASITRVMNLLDTNVTIHSGDLPLPVNKIRGEVELNNITFAYDRQPVIKNFSLHIPAGQTIAIVGATGSGKSTLVKLLLRLYEIQSGTITVDGIDIKDIVLWDLRRGIGLVSQDVFLFHGTVRENIAYGSIDASFDEIVAAAQVAEADHFIRQLPSGYDTVVGERGQKLSGGQRQRIAIARAVLKNPPILILDEATSAVDNETEAAIARSLEKITQNRTTIAIAHRLSTIRHSDTIYVMEYGELIERGTHEELLAMDGVYAGLWQVQTGGKRNKDEVISNK